One window of Sphingobacteriales bacterium genomic DNA carries:
- a CDS encoding PorP/SprF family type IX secretion system membrane protein, translating to MMKIFTRLLLVVALFTTLRAVQAQDIHFSQFYSAPLLLNPAMTGNVSEHYRVALTYRNQWASIPAPYSTVAASIDASLLGCQLGQDHVGVGFAFYNDRSGDGILNDMSAMLSAAYHKGLTSDRRFMLSAGIQAAIKQKSINIQNLFFENQINSNLVFDNTLPNGEPFQSNKFSYFDLAGGAVLSGSPNDKANFYVGGSYYHFTKPKESFLVEEVLNVEPNLLDGRMVLHGGGNVFLGDQFSLSPSALYMNQSASREIMFGTAFGFHFAQGNRYRRNDSDNTSIYVGSWYRWEDAIVFMLGVDFKGFRFGFSYDINISPLKQASNSQGGIELALSFAGRMAECKKRAPVYCPRF from the coding sequence ATGATGAAGATTTTTACCCGCTTGTTACTTGTTGTAGCTTTGTTTACAACCCTGCGTGCTGTTCAGGCACAAGACATCCACTTTTCGCAGTTTTATTCTGCCCCTTTGTTGCTCAATCCGGCTATGACCGGTAATGTAAGCGAACACTACCGTGTTGCCTTAACCTATCGAAATCAATGGGCATCTATTCCTGCTCCTTATTCTACGGTTGCTGCATCAATTGATGCGTCTTTATTAGGTTGCCAGTTAGGTCAGGATCATGTAGGCGTAGGTTTTGCATTTTATAATGACCGTTCCGGTGATGGCATCTTAAACGATATGAGTGCCATGCTTTCTGCAGCTTATCACAAAGGGCTAACATCTGACAGGCGTTTTATGTTGTCAGCAGGTATTCAGGCTGCGATTAAACAAAAATCTATCAATATCCAAAATCTGTTTTTCGAAAACCAGATTAATTCAAATTTAGTTTTTGATAACACGTTGCCTAATGGCGAACCTTTCCAAAGCAATAAATTCAGTTATTTTGACCTTGCAGGAGGAGCTGTTCTTTCCGGTTCTCCAAACGATAAAGCCAATTTTTATGTTGGTGGTTCTTATTATCACTTTACAAAACCCAAAGAATCTTTCTTAGTCGAAGAAGTTCTCAATGTAGAACCTAATTTATTAGACGGAAGAATGGTGCTTCACGGGGGAGGTAATGTATTTTTGGGCGACCAGTTCAGTCTTTCTCCCAGTGCTTTATATATGAACCAAAGCGCAAGCCGCGAAATCATGTTTGGTACTGCTTTTGGTTTCCATTTTGCACAAGGCAACCGATATCGTCGCAATGACTCTGACAACACATCTATTTATGTAGGAAGCTGGTATAGATGGGAAGATGCCATTGTTTTTATGCTTGGAGTTGACTTTAAAGGATTCCGGTTCGGTTTCTCCTACGACATCAACATCTCTCCGCTTAAACAAGCATCCAATAGCCAGGGAGGTATTGAATTAGCCTTGAGTTTTGCAGGAAGAATGGCAGAATGTAAAAAACGAGCCCCCGTTTACTGTCCGAGATTCTAA